From Plasmodium yoelii strain 17X genome assembly, chromosome: 11, a single genomic window includes:
- a CDS encoding asparagine--tRNA ligase, putative, with protein MRIFFILFFYLAPLIFLLVKCINKIPREIKKNNILMCDVLKKQRELWRPWKIKLRKINTFFLNNHDKMIYAFSKGIVNGHNFVRTHHRGTRLFSTEKVGRTKIKELYNLEINNSEKKNYKICGWIKSVRTVGKNGFAFVDINDGSHYKNFQVVIDSGISNYQNLLKASRDDAIECFGELKCPIGKKQKVELSVYDSGKKHYIKLFKELNTDNLASSSSNLSTNNIIKTNTDNEKKCNMIYDNEHMEVLERENHEKSEKSEKSEKSEKIEEEKNETELKDVYMISKKYHTKEYLRNFPHLRGRTKLYSSIFRLKSDLIIETFNYFKKNNYTYINTPILTSNDCEGGGELFHVITSPNKNKKTEIETENINFINEKNNNFDKKNSEKKQFFKKPCYLNVSSQLALECLCCSIGDVFTINQSFRAENSNTSRHLSEFLMLEVELAFSDLNHIILESEKYIKEMINFVLSKSEDIEYINEHHDQNLKKNLEEILKKPFIIITYEEAIQILKKRNNSNSTNFDFSESDISFEDQKYLANIYFESPVIIINYPSNIKPFYMKLNDDKKTVSCMDLIFPNVGEIAGGSERETNLNILKEQMIKNKLNIDLYNPYLELRKYGNIPHSGFGLGIDRLIMYILSMSNIRDIVPFPRYPNYLFM; from the exons atgagaatttttttcattctttttttttatttggctccacttatatttttactagtaaaatgtattaataaaatacccagagaaataaaaaaaaataacattttgATGTGTGAcgtattaaaaaaacaacGGGAATTATGGCGACCTTGGAAAATAAAGTTACGCaaaattaatacattttttttaaataatcatGATAAAATGATCTATGCGTTTAGTAAAGGAATTGTGAATGGGCATAATTTCGTTCGAACACACCATAGGGGTACACGTTTATTTTCCACCGAAAAAG TTGGAAGAaccaaaataaaagaattgtataatttagaaataaataattctgaaaaaaaaaactataaaatatGCGGATGGATTAAGTCTGTTCGAACAGTTGGGAAAAATGGTTTTGCTTTTGTTGACATTAATGATGGATCTCACTATAAAAATTTTCAAGTGGTTATTGATTCAGGAATCTCAAATTATCAAAATCTTTTAAAGGCATCAAGAGATGATGCTATAGAATGTTTTGGGGAGTTGAAATGCCCAATaggaaaaaaacaaaaagtaGAATTGTCTGTTTATGATTCAGgaaaaaaacattatataaaactttttAAAGAATTGAATACTGACAATTTGGCTAGCAGTTCCAGTAATTTATCCACTaacaatattataaaaacaaatacagataatgaaaaaaaatgtaatatgATTTATGATAATGAACATATGGAGGTATTAGAAAGAGAGAATCATGAAAAATCTGAAAAATCGGAAAAATCGGAAAAATCTGAAAAAattgaagaagaaaaaaatgaaactgAACTTAAGGATGTTTATATGATCtctaaaaaatatcataCAAAAGAATATTTAAGAAATTTCCCACATTTAAGAGGTcgaacaaaattatatagtAGTATATTTCGGTTAAAGTCAGATTTAATTATAGAaacatttaattattttaaaaaaaataattacacatatattaatacacCTATATTAACAAGTAATGATTGTGAAGGGGGGGGAGAATTATTTCATGTTATTACCTCTccaaacaaaaataaaaaaacagaaaTCGAAACAGAaaacataaattttataaatgaaaaaaataataattttgataaaaaaaatagtgaaaaaaaacaattttttaaaaaaccaTGTTATTTAAATGTATCAAGCCAATTGGCATTGGAATGTTTATGTTGCTCTATTGGAGATGTATTTACTATAAACCAATCTTTTCGAGCAGAAAATTCAAATACATCTAGACATTTAAGTGAATTTCTTATGTTAGAAGTAGAGCTAGCTTTTTCCGATttaaatcatattattttagaatcagaaaaatatattaaagaaatgattaattttgttttatccAAATCAGAAGatattgaatatataaatgaacaTCATGATCAaaatcttaaaaaaaatttagaagaaattttaaaaaaaccatttataataataacatatgAAGAAGCAATCcagatattgaaaaaaagaaataattcCAATTCTACtaattttgatttttcaGAATCAGATATATCATTTGAAGATCAAAAATATCTcgcaaatatatattttgaatctcctgtaattattattaattaccCAAGTAATATAAAACCGttttatatgaaattaaatgatgataaaaaaacaGTTTCTTGTATGGACCTAATTTTTCCAAATGTTGGAGAAATTGCAGGAGGATCAGAAAGagaaacaaatttaaatatattaaaagaacaaatgataaaaaataaattaaacatTGATTTATATAATCCTTATCTTGAATTAAGAAAATATGGTAATATTCCTCATTCTGGATTCGGATTAGGAATTGATCGattaattatgtatattttgtCGATGTCTAACATACGAGATATTGTACCATTTCCTAGATATCCAAATTATCTCTTTATGTGA
- a CDS encoding ERCC4 domain-containing protein, putative, producing the protein MDQLKIIFSDNLKSGKLYSDLRSFLENETDGSNDVRYSEMLNCDHIDMLSEPIPFNNVCLIYTNYLYKSHFVRTCEKKKKIITEVPTHYKDTDFTCSEDEFSTLDINPYSLALILLIIDSNYLEDQYTSEENNISYQIKKLREKYGSVRIICIFIGIREFLNIIDYTKHPQICYEKNDNIILNNKHLDRFIASLLIQYNVDTVEIENSIDIHKYIFKCCKYLHQSKIRKLNSYFKVKPAGIMSQFKNDNLNENKTYYTWVSQLMQITGISQDIAIRIAEEFNTPFDLIVHFKKINDEECLKDLIISSAYGERKLGKALSRKIYRIFSPNSNPYNAVS; encoded by the coding sequence ATGGATCAgctaaaaattattttcagtGACAATCTAAAAAGTGGAAAACTTTATTCTGATTTAAGATCATTCTTAGAAAATGAAACAGACGGAAGTAATGATGTCAGATATAGTGAAATGTTAAATTGCGATCATATAGATATGCTTAGTGAACCAATACCGTTTAATAATGTATGccttatatatacaaattatttatataaatctCATTTTGTACGTacatgtgaaaaaaaaaaaaaaataataacagaAGTTCCAACTCATTATAAAGATACGGATTTTACATGTTCGGAAGACGAATTTAGCACGCTAGATATAAATCCTTATTCCCttgcattaatattattaataattgaTTCCAATTATTTAGAAGATCAATACACaagtgaagaaaataatatatcttatcaaataaaaaaactcCGAGAGAAATATGGGAGTGTTagaataatatgtatatttataggAATACgagaatttttaaatattatagattATACCAAACACCCTCAAATAtgttatgaaaaaaatgataatataattctTAATAATAAACATTTAGATAGATTTATTGCATCATTACTTATCCAGTATAATGTTGATACAGTTGAAATCGAAAATTCAATtgatatacataaatatatttttaaatgttgtaaatatttacatcAATCAAAAATTCGAAAACTTAATTCTTATTTTAAAGTAAAACCAGCAGGAATAATGAGTCAATTTAAAAATGACAACTTAAACGAAAATAAAACCTATTATACTTGGGTATCCCAATTAATGCAAATCACTGGCATATCTCAAGACATCGCCATAAGAATAGCTGAAGAATTTAACACGCCTTTTGATTTAATTgtacattttaaaaaaataaatgatgaagAATGTTTAAAAGACTTAATTATTAGTTCAGCATATGGAGAAAGAAAATTGGGGAAAGCATTATCACGAAAAATATACAGAATTTTTTCTCCGAATTCCAATCCTTATAATGCTGTTTCATAA